One window of the Rosa rugosa chromosome 3, drRosRugo1.1, whole genome shotgun sequence genome contains the following:
- the LOC133737715 gene encoding nudix hydrolase 14, chloroplastic-like: MATACKVSPVVQQLLVFFCIALLFSSGLFGADRGDSPKHGSWAGFQGLRYLIEKIEFENLLHKASVSFCATRVASSGHGGYSYLLEPLCWLGLITNGHLLPVGCSKLVQASMSLIPRTTLTLTLPRTLLALRSFSCKMSSDPPPLTHSLTLPSQLAAEPVQIVAAPHISSSQFRSAIDSSLFKQWLKNMESETGILSDGSLALKRVLIQGVDMFGKRIGFLKFEADVIDKETGEKVPGIVFARGPAVAVLILLESEGKAYAVLTEQVRVPVGRIILELPAGMLDDDKGDFLGTAIREVEEETGICLKQED; the protein is encoded by the exons ATGGCTACAGCTTGTAAGGTTTCTCCTGTGGTTCAGCAACTCTTGGTGTTTTTTTGCATAGCTTTGCTTTTCTCATCCG GTCTCTTTGGAGCTGACAGAGGAGATTCTCCGAAGCATGGAAGTTGGGCTGGCTTTCAGGGACTAC GTTACTTGATAGAAAAGATTGAATTTGAAAATCTACTTCACAAAGCTTCAGTGTCTTTTTGTGCAACTCGAGTTGCTTCTTCAG GCCATGGTGGGTATTCGTATCTCTTGGAGCCTCTGTGCTGGTTGGGATTGATTACAA ATGGGCACTTGCTCCCCGTTGGTTGTAGCAAGCTCGTTCAAGCTTCCATGTCGTTGATCCCCAGAACCACACTCACACTCACACTCCCCAGAACACTCCTCGCCCTTCGATCCTTCTCCTGCAAAATGTCATCCGACCCGCCACCGTTGACTCACTCCCTCACTCTCCCGAGTCAACTCGCCGCCGAGCCCGTCCAGATCGTCGCCGCCCCCCACATCTCCTCCTCCCAGTTCAG GAGCGCTATTGATTCGTCTTTGTTTAAGCAGTGGCTGAAGAACATGGAGAGTGAAACTGGGATTCTAAGCGACGGTTCTTTGGCTCTGAAACGAGTTCTAATTCAG GGTGTGGATATGTTTGGAAAGAGGATTGGGTTTCTGAAGTTTGAAGCAGATGTGATTGATAAAGAAACAGGGGAAAAG GTTCCAGGTATTGTGTTTGCACGCGGACCGGCTGTAGCTGTGCTTATACTTTTGGAATCGGAGGGCAAGGCTTATGCTGTTCTTACTGAACAG GTTAGAGTACCTGTTGGAAGGATCATACTGGAGTTGCCTGCTGGAATGTTGGATGATGACAAGGGTGATTTTCTCGGCACCGCAATCCgtgag
- the LOC133739399 gene encoding eukaryotic peptide chain release factor subunit 1-3-like, whose amino-acid sequence MADYHETNKHIEMWKTKKLIKGLEAARGNGTSMISLIIPPRDQITRVTKMLDNEYGTASNIKSRVNRQSVLCAIKSALQRLKGYNKLPPNGLVLYIGTIVTEDRKEKKIAINFEPFKPINVSLYLCDNKFHVEALNELFESDEKFGFIVIDGHGSLFGTLSGNTRKVLHNYTVDLPKKHGRGGQSALRFARLGEEARHNYVSKAAENATKLFINPATNKPNVAGIILAGSADFKIVLSGSDKFDPRLQAKILNVVSVRCGGENGFDQAIDLSSKILSNVKFVQEKRLMEKYFEEIRLDTGMYVFGLDDTLKALERGAVKILIVSERLEISRYELKNSSTGEIVVKHLNKEQENNKSNFWDSANSRELDIQDKMSLLEWFTDEYKGFGCTLELVTNKSQEGSHFCQGFGGIGGILRYQLDMRSFDEFSDDEEVYDAGEVSDDAK is encoded by the coding sequence ATGGCAGATTATCACGAGACCAATAAACACATTGAGATGTGGAAAACTAAGAAACTAATCAAGGGACTTGAAGCTGCGAGGGGTAATGGCACCAGCATGATTTCTCTCATCATTCCTCCCCGTGATCAAATCACTCGTGTTACTAAGATGTTGGATAATGAGTATGGAACTGCTTCAAATATCAAAAGCAGGGTGAACCGTCAGTCTGTTTTATGTGCAATTAAATCCGCTCTGCAGCGGCTCAAGGGTTACAACAAGCTTCCTCCTAATGGACTTGTGCTCTATATTGGAACAATTGTTACTGAAGACAGGAAGGAGAAAAAGATTGCAATTAATTTTGAGCCTTTCAAGCCCATCAATGTGTCTCTTTACCTCTGTGACAACAAGTTCCATGTTGAAGCTCTTAATGAACTCTTCGAATCTGATGAGAAATTTGGTTTCATTGTCATAGATGGTCATGGTAGTCTTTTTGGGACATTAAGTGGTAACACGAGGAAGGTGCTTCATAACTATACTGTTGACCTCCCAAAGAAACATGGAAGAGGAGGGCAATCAGCTCTTCGTTTTGCTCGTCTTGGAGAGGAGGCACGCCACAACTATGTTTCTAAGGCAGCAGAAAATGCCACTAAGCTTTTTATTAACCCTGCCACCAACAAGCCCAATGTTGCAGGAATAATACTGGCAGGATCAGCGGACTTCAAAATTGTGCTTAGTGGGTCAGACAAGTTTGATCCGCGTCTGCAGGCCAAAATACTGAATGTGGTGAGTGTTCGTTGTGGAGGAGAGAATGGTTTCGATCAGGCTATTGACTTGTCATCGAAGATTCTATCCAATGTGAAATTTGTGCAGGAGAAACGCTTGATGGAAAAATACTTTGAAGAGATTAGATTGGATACAGGAATGTATGTTTTTGGTTTAGATGATACACTAAAAGCTTTGGAGAGAGGTGCTGTGAAGATACTTATTGTGTCGGAAAGACTGGAAATTAGTAGGTATGAGCTGAAAAACTCTAGTACTGGTGAGATTGTTGTCAAACATCTTAACAAAGAGCAGGAAAACAATAAGAGCAACTTTTGGGATTCTGCCAACTCTAGAGAACTAGATATTCAAGACAAGATGTCATTGTTGGAGTGGTTCACTGACGAGTACAAGGGGTTTGGCTGTACGCTTGAGCTTGTCACCAACAAATCACAAGAGGGGTCACATTTCTGCCAAGGTTTTGGGGGCATTGGAGGAATTCTCCGCTACCAGCTTGATATGAGATCATTTGATGAgttttctgatgatgaagaagtttATGATGCTGGAGAAGTTTCTGATGATGCTAAATAG